The following nucleotide sequence is from Diospyros lotus cultivar Yz01 chromosome 3, ASM1463336v1, whole genome shotgun sequence.
ACAGAAGGGATAGGAGATACATTAGTTGCAGCTTTTTGTGCACACACGAGCTGAACTTTACAGGATCTCGAGTGCAATAGTCACCATATCTTTGACATACATTTAACATGCCCACTGTGGAAGGATGGTAGCCCCCTTACCATTAACTCAGGAAAAAATATGACCACAGTCGATATTACTCCAGACAAAACAGGAAGTAAATTTGTATGGGAATTTTTCAACAATTATTTAGGAAAGTCAAAGAGGGTGGTATTTATTGTAGATTGCCACCAAAATGTGAAATATAAAGGCAATCAATCAAGGAACACTTGCCCACCGTAGAATTCTCTACAAGCTTTCAAACATAGGAGTCAAGATTTTTTGCCTTTGGTTCCTAAACTATAAAACAACATTGGAAAAAGTTCTAGCATGAGACTGACAGTGACACAACCAGCAAGCAAGCCCTAACAAAGCCTGGATCACATTGAGAACCATACTAAAAGCATCTGACTAAACCTACCAGCGTAAGTACAGAATTGGTTCTGAGAAAAACCAAACTGTTATGAGCATTGGAGATGTAGTGAGGTAAATATTTTATTCCATCAATTCTCCCAAGTtaaatttttcacataaaaaattagcTGTGTTACGTTTAGAGatggtaattttatttaaccttgTCGGGAACCTCGACCTACCCTGTCAGAATTGGGATGGGGACAAAGCTACTTGAGGGTGGAGCAAGGTTGATATATATTCATTCTGCCCAAAATATTTGTACCGACAATGCTACTTCACCACTTCAATCCTCTCCATCTGCTCTTCTACCTCTTTCTTCTCACTGATAGCCAACTCCTCTTCAGCTCTCATTTTGACTGGATATTATCTCCTTCTTTCCCTTTGTCTTCCCTAGCTCACCAActaacttcatttttttcttctcccttttctttCCTATTGGTTAAGTGCATCTCAACTTTCAATTCTTGACTTTGTCtccatttttcccttttcttctctttatcttGATTCTCAACCATATTAGATCTGCCTCCCCAACAACCCACCACCACCTCTGTGCTTAGTTGAAGCTTATCATCCTGATTTTTGCTAGCCAAGCTTAGAGATCCAAGCTTCAAACGTGTGAAACCCACCCTCAGATATTtttttctccctccctctcctATTTCACTTCTACTTTCCAGCGGTCGATTTTTTctcttagttttattttttccttcttgtcctctctctctctctctctctctctctcattccacTTCTACTTTCCAGCCGttgatttttttcctttagttttcttttttcctcatcttctcttattttcattttatgagAAGTAACTTGATGGTACAGTTGCTAGCTAGTGAGCAAGTAGTTTCAAGTTTGAGTGAGAATTTTCCTCTTGACATGTTATGAGAAGGATGGATTTATGGCATTCAATGGAGAGGCAAGGCCCAATTTTATATTTCCTCCATTAGATTTTCTATCCTAGTGAGAAGAGTGCatgaaggtttttttttttttttttttctttttcttctataGTTCTAGACCACAGCAAGGTTATCCTTTACCCTTTCTAGTTTATTGTGATCATATATCATCCAACCTCATGCTTCAGAAAGCTTCTTTGCAACAGTGGATGACACTTTTCCCATGGGTAAGAGGAGTTTTCTAGTCTCAATGTCTCATATTTTGCCTGCTTATGATATAATTGTGCTTTGTGGAGGCCTATAAGGGAGAGTTATGAGCTTCGGGTTGTATCTTTTGTGTTTCAAGGAATTTCAAGTCTACTTTACTCCTCTTGGGGAAGGGGGTAACTGGCTAGAGCTATCCAAGATTTTGGTTGTCAGAATTTCTTCGTATAAGAATGAAAGACCTGCAAGTATCTCTGGACTCATTGATCTAAAGGAAACCAATGTGGTTCATAGTGGTCAGAAAATAGTCAAATTCTTGCACACCAACctcatttcaattttaaaaatatattcatttggTAGATGAGCTATTTCTCCAAACACAATGCCCAATTTCCTATTTATAGGTGGACATTTTTCGACATTGGGCCTAGCTTCCATGCAAGGCATACCCTAGTTGGTATACTGCATTGTCATTCtcaaagcatgtcttggaaagACTACCTTAGGATGAAACTTATCAAGCCAGTTCAAGTTGACTGCTATTTTGGCTCCTGGTCATTCAGCACTCTTGGTGGACCCTAATGTCACGTacctagggtttacctagggtttggatgggaaattggaagaatccaagagaaaattagataaaaatggAGGGAGATAACAGAGCAGTacaagagagagacagaggaaTATGAGGGAGAAATGattgaattcaattatcaattccaACATGCAATTCAGTACAACACCTAACAATTACATGTAATCTACTATTACTAATatgcccttggggtcatgacacatTCCTAAACACAATATACCACCATGTAGACACTTTGAACAAGAATCAGGAGAACTCATTCAGGAAAAATGACATGCCCAACTACCTCCATACTAAACTTTGTTTATGAGTACTTCCCACGGTGTGCCCCATTCTAGACCAATTCCTTTTGTAGTATGACGATAAATGTGAAAATAATGACCTAGAAAATTACATCCATGATGTTAATGGGAATAAGATATCCTTGAGCATTTGGAAAGCACATCCCAAAAGACGATCAAAGACCCAACATGCTAGAAGTCTAGGGTAAGCCATTTTGCTTATTAGTGGAGGGCATTATCAAGTTTGCTTGTCCATTTTTCCCAACAGATGATATCTTAGTGGTCAACTTAATCAAGTCACCCTTcatcatagttgtcaaaggtgcGCCTAGGTGTCGAGCGCAGCTCTATGAGCCTCATCACCATTGAGGTGCAGCGCCATGTTAGGAGCTGCCTAGGTGCATGAGGCACGCACCTTGTGTGTTAAATAAGTGTGTTAAAACTCTATTTCTTGTCCATTTGTCACTTAGgtcttatttcttgttgatttgattgcatATTCTTACATATTGATGAGAGGCAAACCTAGCAGTGTAAGCCAGAGGTTTTCCAGATCTCCTACCCACTAGGATCCTTTGGCAGTAATGTTCACTTGCTAGAGTAATACTCATGTTTGCGTGCTACTtcacttttatttctttcttctaatttcttttgcaatttagaagaaactaattctaTGCTGCAATTGTTTTTCGTTGTCTTCTACAATAATTTGTTTCCATTCTTCTAATTTAtgttgcaatttagaagaaactaattgctaAGAAACAAATGTTTACATTGTGTgatctattgacttttttttccctattgtctaatttctttttcaatttaaaagaaactaattatttttctgtAACTTTTTGTACTGTgtgttttgctatttttttttcttctaattgcaaaagaaattagaagaaactaattgttttcctGTAAGAAGTTTTTGCAGTGTGTTTTgctataatttttccttttctctaaTCTCTTTTGCAGTTAGAAGGAACTAAATGTTTTTTtgcaataatattagttgttattataggATTGGTTAgttgtcatttatgattttatgagtttgcaaCTACCTCCTTGAACACATTGAAAAGAACAATGAACAAgtattttataagcattttaaataaatgtgcgTCTTGTGCATGAGGCTCACACTTCACCTCGCACCTCGTGTCTAGGCCCCAAGCACTAGTTTGCACCTTAGTGCGCCTtgcacctttgacaactatgcccTTCATGGGTAGTGGTTATTTCAGTCTTGACAAGAGATTCTTATTCACTTGGAGTTGGGGCATCCCTTCTAGGATTTACAGACCTTTTTGGCTTCTTGCTCCTTTGTTTTCATGTGGCTGATTTGGCAAAAAAGAACTAGCAGAGTTTTTAAGGATGCAGAGCATTCTATTGCCAATCTCTTAAAGGTTCTATCTACAGTAGGAGAgctatttccttcattttcttgacAAGGTTTTCCAGCCTGTAGGTTTGTATACCTACTTTGTTTGAAGGTTTGCCCCCTTTTACCAGTTCTTCATGGCATATATTCCTTGCCTACTCatcaaaaaagtaaataaaaaaagaacccACATTTACAATTGTGACAATGCATCTAAAGAACACAAAGAAAGCCGTtaaaatgggggggggggggggggaatctTATATTATCAACCGATTTTTAGCTTAAGCAATAAGCACACAACACTACCTCAAAAAATTAATTGCAATATCTAcaaaattcaattcaatgaTGATAattaacaccccccccccccccccccccaaaaaaaaaaaaaaagctaataTCATGGCAATGTTTCAATCTCTCTTTTATGCATatgctaaaaataaataacaccaAACTTCAAATATAAGTGGGAAAAGGTATAAATAATACAGGCTTGCGTAGTTTTTTATGATTGGGAAATCTAGAAATAGTCCATTTACGTATTGAACAGGCCACCGACCCTAGATTGGTTAGGATGAGTTGCAGTTTTCGTTGATGACGACGACAATGACTTATTGAACAACTATGTATCTTGTTGATAAGAAGGAATAACTCAAAATGAAATTTGTGCAACGGTCCCTGAGTGAATCTTCACAATAATGACCTAGAATATTAAGAGTAAGATGTTGAGTTTACTTTGACGGCACAATCTGGCTGAAGATGAAAATTTGACTGACATATTATCACATCAGGTTAAGTAAGAGCAATACCTCCCCATCAGAACCTCTTATAGTGACACGGTATACAACAGTCACACTTCCATTCTCAGAGAATATCACATCGCGTATTTCTCCACACCAACCTGTAAACAAAGTCTAAACATGTCACAAGAATATGGATGTTGCCAAGATCTTACAAGATCATATTTTCCAAAATCATGGCTACAAAATAaatgcatttaaaatatcatttttgtaacCATGCAGTCAGCATACATAAAgcaccattaaaaaaaaaagagttagtagaagaaataaaagaaaaaaaaatcaaaacacaaactgCGACACACAGATCTTTATTTAAACAACTTTTACATAATGCCATGATGGGAGGAGGTATAGGAAGGGACAACTGAAACTCAAATACACATTTCTCACTCAATTAACATGGAATAAAAACAGGCATTACCAATTTTATAATTCAGGAACAAATCAAGTTATAGCAACAGGAAGAATATGAGAAGTACAAGTGTCATGCCAgcatttctcaaaaaaaaaaaaaaaagaaaagaaaaagaagggaggAGAGAGCATGGTCAGTGTTGCTCTTATGACATTCCAGGAATGCACATGCAAGTTCCTCACTTAAAATAAAGATGTGATGAGCTCAACTAGAAAATAAGAGTGCGTATACAGATCAAGATATACTGAATGTGCATTACCGACAATCAAATGCGCTGGTAGAGGTGcaaaaatgatatataaacCAATAACACAGCCTGACAACCAATTTTTAAAGCCAAGAAAGCTTATTCACTAGCCTGCAATCCGTAGACTCTGGTTTTGACGTATAACACATTCTTAAACACATATTCATTGCATAACAGCCAAACATTGGCCCATTCATGCAATAGCTGTTTGAAGATCAACATACTTCaggttcactatgaaaattttgggatgtatgGAAACATGAAGTGCCTAATTGAAGAAGAGCTGAAATGTAATGGGATTGGATGGAATGGTGAAAGATGGAAAGAAGTTCTCTTTGTTTGGGAGGCTTATTAGTAATGGAATGGAAGGGGCTTCCATCCAATCTTCTTCAAATGAACACTTTGGGTCTCCCTGGAATAGACCCTGAAATTGGGGGAGATTGGAGGGAAGGGAAATTGGCAGAAATTGTGTTATCTGTTCATAGACAAAACTATGCCTAATACTTCCataaaaaacttttttatacATCTATTATGAGTGTATAATTGACGTTCGCTGTACAATAACAGAACATTTCATCCATTATCATAGCTCTCCCATATGAGGACAAAAGATTTTCTAATCCATTCCACttattttcattccattttATTCCATTCCATTACTAGAAGTCTCCCAAAAATAGCCTAGGCAAAACAGTAACTTCAAAGATAGGTTAAAGATCGCACCTGGGGCGTAGAAACTCAACATGCGGTTGGCATGGTACCTAGGGATTGAATCAGACGAATTACCAAGAAATTTGATCAGATCAACCACTAATTTCAAGAGTGGACagaagaaaattaagaaatcaaACCTAGGGAATCCAATTTTACCAGGGGAAGAAAGTGGCGGAAGCATCGTCAGTTTTAATGATGTTATCAGGTATCCTCTTGTTGAGGTCTCGGAGGATCTCGGCGAGAGGGCGGGTGATACAGGAGGACTTGTCCAGTGGCACCACATAATTTGAGTTCGGAACCGACCCCGCTTTCATGTCGCCGGCGTTACGATCCAAAGCCCAAACGCGCATCGCCGAAGCTTTGCATCCCCTGCCTCTACGCCCAGAAGAGAGACTAGCTTGGGTCGAAGTGCGAAAGGTGAATTTGCGAGAGGAACAGGTCGTGACCGCCCCGGAGCGATTCGTTGTTGCAGGCACCGCTGGCCGGAAGAGAACACTGCCACTCTGAAAGACCATTCCGGCAAGGACTTTGTTGCTTGAGATCGGAGCACTGCAACTTTCTTCTTCGCTGCTGCTAGGTGGAGGTGTAGGTTCAGGCAGGGAGGGAAGAAGACCAGTTGTTCGTGTGTTGTTTGTTGCACTTGCATATGGTAGTAGTAGTTGGTTGCTGCCTGGTGGTTGcttcatcatttatttatatgcatatatatatatatatatatatgccttaATCTGGTAGGTGGACCGCTACTCTTCTACCGTGCTCCATGATTTCATTCCTGACAGTCTAAAATTTATgattctctttttctcttttaaatatatatatatatatatacatgattgagagtttataatattttatctgATACATTTTTACCATCAGGTCAAttgtttaatgtaatttttaatttttatttaaatttaaaatccactataaataaataaaaataaattcactaCCGTGTGTGTGGGTGCTCATtctttttgtaataaaaatatgatagaacTAATGCGCTAAGACACACACCAAGGGAATGAATTAGATATCTTATAAATATAGTGAAAAACATGTCTTTTGTTGCAAAATACGATATAATGTTAATAAGAATTATCAAGAAAGTGCACCCAAAACCACAATAAGAATAAAAGCACAAATGAAATATGAACACAATAaattatagtggttcgattttATCCAAATCTAATCCACCACCTTAATtactcactaaggattttaaaaatcaattcaCTATATGAAAAATACCCTCTTATCTTCaagataggccctctagcaaaaaTGCTAAGCAATACAAATCTACTATTCAATGAGTAGACCCTCTAGCAAAGAttgctaggaaatacaacatAGTGAAAATAGAGTTTCTAAGGATCTACCTTTAGTTATAGGTTCTCTTAatatacaaggcttgaaatgatGATAAGCAATAAATATACAAAGCCTTTacaaagagaatgaaagaaatttgaaaacttGAAGCTTAATAAATGATATTGGCAGTTGGTTGTTGAGTATTCAATCCCTCAAACCCTTTTAAATGGACCACCAAATTGGTATTTATAGTTAATGGCGAGAGAAGACAAAAATCGAGCTATTGGAGTTGGTTGGACTACATTAAAACTAGTTGTTagaatttttctcaaaagaaattGTCGATAGTTTACCTAAGACTATCGACAGTTTGGTTTACAATTTCTAACCAAATCTTATAATCTATTGATAGATTCTATACAAAGGCTGTTGACAGTTAGATCCAGTGAGCATGCTTTTGAACTGTCAACAATTTCACTCATATTGTT
It contains:
- the LOC127797685 gene encoding DNA repair RAD52-like protein 2, chloroplastic, translated to MMKQPPGSNQLLLPYASATNNTRTTGLLPSLPEPTPPPSSSEEESCSAPISSNKVLAGMVFQSGSVLFRPAVPATTNRSGAVTTCSSRKFTFRTSTQASLSSGRRGRGCKASAMRVWALDRNAGDMKAGSVPNSNYVVPLDKSSCITRPLAEILRDLNKRIPDNIIKTDDASATFFPWYHANRMLSFYAPGWCGEIRDVIFSENGSVTVVYRVTIRGSDGEAYRESTGTVSPGNNHNNLDAVAAAEEIAFCKACARFGLGLYLYHDE